gggttctttaaagaaatcatcactttcgatctatcgcactcctcgcctttcgaacaaatgtcaaaactaagactggcatcgaaaagtactaatcaggacctttcattggctatattcggtaaaaaaaaatgtacatcctctTTTTCATATATGAAGACCTCCCCCCACCTCCTTAATCTTaacatagaaagatgtaactcactgcatatctgggcgttcacagttcccacccttttatcaaatttcatgtcaaacgATATAGTCGCttttgaaaaaagtgcgtgtgacagacagacggactgacTGATGtggcttctaaataatacttgcaaattatttgaatgaataatctgtaacagattacttccaattgccgaaaaggaaggAGTTCTCTATGAGAATcaattcggttttcgaaagacaAGGTCAACGACGGATGCAGTCAGGCTGCTGGCTAGCACAGCTAAAGCCGCACTTGACGGAGagaaatgttgtgcagtgaccACATTCGATGTGCAGAACGTCTTCAATTCTGCAAGATGGAGCAAAATACTTGAGTCCCCAACTTAGGCGGGCCGAAGTACCTTGTGCGTATCGTTGCCCAATTCTTAATCGATAAGCGTCTGTGCTGCAAAtcaaatgaaggaatgaaattatatcaaacGAGATGTAAGATTTCCTCAAACGTCCGTCTTAggtccactcttgtggattattatgtataacggagtactgacacTAGATCTCTCTATTGGCGTGGCGTCTATTGGTTTCGTGGACAACATTGGTGTGGCGGTTGTTGCACGTCTTCTGGACGAAGTTAAGCTTGATGCTAATGGAGCAGTCTGTGACATTAAGCCTTGGTTAGaaagcattctctaaccaggacttAATGTCATACTTAATGTCTACTTctcgcagaacataagacggGAGTAgaacttattaccaagcggaagAAGTGCacgtccatgaagatcaaagttggaacaaaAACCATTCATTCAAAGCCCAAAGGCTAAACTTCAAATCACATGTGGtgtgtgcagcaaccaaggcatatagtATTAGTGTACTGATTGCGAGAGTGTTACCAAATATGGTGGCCAAAGGCCGAGccatcgactccttatttcaagggtggtctaCTCGATCCCACTGTATGCAGCCCCTGTGCGGgcggatgcactggaaaatacaacAAATAAGAGAGAAATAAGCGTCTTGCGTAAAAGCACTCCATTCATTCATTGGAGCTAGGCTGTACCGGAACTAAAAACGTAATATGAATTTTGGTATCATTGATAACGATGATGTTGGATCTGTGTTACTTTTAAGATTACAGTATTCATGATTTTTCCACCACCATTTCATAGCGTTTTCACTAGTCGACATTTGGAGGGGCAAGTAAGCGGACGAAATCTGAGAAAGAAACAAGACCTAACTACATTGTAACTGAATTGTAGTAAGAAAAGTGTTGGAAGCCAACACTCTGATTCAGCAAGTCAGTGAAATAACATTCGACttcctaaaatctcaaaacaaaGCTGCCTAAACGTAGAATGAACACGTTATGTGTTGCAATCTACATAAAAATGAGTTTCTGATGGCCAACGTCAgtgaaaatgataaaatcaatGCCAGTGAAAGCGCCCTGGTTAAaactgagggatttaaataGTTCGAAGAAGTAGCTGACATTTTTTTTGATCGACGCATTGCTTTTCACCCATAAAATCCTTCTGCTTCATAATCGAATTTAATTTAATCTACCTCTGAACCATAGTATCTAGCGCAACTGTTCTCTATATATGTGGTCCTGTCTTGCGCCCTTTCAGCTCAATATTTGATGGTTCTTACGTCACTTTTCGTGTCTTCTTTAAAAAGTTTTACTGCTTGTCGCTAGGTTCTCACGGATCCCatcacagtttggtcaagtagataaagtgtccagtttaaacctagaGTGGTACCTCGAGAAACTAGGTGAGGTTAGAATAGACCTTCCAATACTTTCTCTCCAACAACCCCGGATGACAACAATCAGCCTGCATTTTTATCGATCCTTTCATGAGCGTTCCCATTGCTGTTACTACCAACTTATAGTCCATATAGATCTTATTTTGGCTTTTTTATCTGCGATATCAACTTCCCTAGAGTTAAACTCATTTCGAATGCTTTGCCTCCGATATGCTCTACGTGCTGCTCGAATCTAAGTAACAGATGATAATGTCGACAAGATAGGCGGGAGACTGCTGTATTTTTAATGAATTGAATTGGCTTCACTTTCTGTATCCAGGTTCATAAACGCGAAATATTTGCTGCTGCTACTCCTTTTGAAAATCGCATTTTCAGCCAAGCTAGTAACTATTCGATGTcattaatggttgatctgactttacagAAGCCCTTATCTGAAAGTGCAATCTGCCGTAGATTAACACTTTCTTGTAGTGTTTAAGGGACATATGGGCATATAGAAGAATAATTCACCTAGAAGTTCACTAGGCATAAGTAGTAGTATCTGTTTTTAATGTGCCGAAAATGTCTCCTCAGACACTCAGCGAGCATGTCCGATCTAGACTTCATCACGGGTGTGAGAACTTCATTCGATTTGTTCATCCTTTATACAGTAGATTACTAGCAGCTCCTTTCTATTGGGTAGTGCCACCATATCAAGAGATGTCTGAAAGTCGTCAGTGCCCTTCCCTTGCTGAGGGAACAACCTTGCGATGATGAACTGCGTGACGTGATAATTAATTTAACCTTGACTGCCAATCAGGAAAACTCCATCTTTGGGATCAGTCAGTATATGCACCTTCCGGCTTGCACCGTACCTTACTTCCTTTGGTACACAGTCAAAGTGACGGAGTGCTTCAGTAAGCGACGTTCCTTGCGAAATCATTGTCCTGAATTTGTGCAAGTGCCTGTCTGCTTCCGTTCTGGGATTCTATATTAATACTTTTTAAGATGTTGCCGCTTAGCATTTGTTTTCCGTGGCTCTACTATGTCAGAGAGTAGTTATTCGAGCGATATAACTTTCTGTGGTTTGATAGAGTTTAGgatggtttcccgatttgtaaGAGTACACCCAACCCTTTCAACCATTGCGCCAACAAACTCCTGCGTTCCTTGCTAGTCCAAAATTCTTCTCTTCCTCTCACAGATAGACAATCGGGGCTTGGAGAAGCTTTTCAACTTTAGCAGGTTTACATTTTTGAAGTATACTCTATATACCGTTGTGCTCTTACTTTTTGCTGCCATTGATGTGTCTTAATTTGGAGAAATCCTTTTCCAAGATTTAAATATGAAGAGACCTTAAGTGGCAGTATTTCCTTTTGCTGAATTCACGACGATTATATGTGGTATAAAAACCGTCTTCTTCAAGCCTGCTTCAAGTACATTTAAACTGACTTCACTACTCTCCTTCATCATTATTTccggtgaaactttacaatcacTAGAAAAAGCACCTCCGTTTGGTCATGAAATGATATACGAGGGAGGGGCATTCACATCAGCTTCACTAATAGCTGTGACGGAAGGAGATGTCAAATGAGGCTACATTTTGTTGTGGACGACCTCAGGATCCGAGTTAGCGAGTATTCGGCGCTAATGATCCTTTCTGACACTAATCGTGCGAGCGCAGTGGAGTCTTGTACATAATTCATGCGAGTTTATCCGTACATCGCGATATCGGTAAATGATTTGGCTTTCAGGACCACTTCGGTGCAATTTTTGATGCGTCGAAGTTGGGGCACTTAATCTTTGTTAATGACATATAAGGGAATCTTCGCGACCTGGCTAGCAAAGACACTATCAAGCGGATGCTGAATTTTATAAGATATTACTACAGGCTAAATTATTTACATAACAGGGTAACTGTGGTTTATTTCAGaaacatcaagacaatgcatTGATGCATTTTCTTTCGCATCCCCAGCTTATTTTTCCACTTGCGATGAACATAGTGCAATTAATCTCCCCAGCAGAATAATCacgatatttaatatttttaaatcgaCATAAAATAATATAAGATGAGTATATTGATTACTATTTCTACTTTTCTATATTAGTTTTCAATTAATAATCCTCTATATTTTGTCTTCTGTTCTACAATACATATATAAGGTGTAAGGAGTGACCTTTGATTCTACATACAATTTCGAAATCATTCAAATTgctatttgaatattttataacTTTatctaatattttaaaaatcatcCTCTCAAATAATTATATAAACTTGCATCCAAAAACTGGAATGATCATATACTGGTtccaaaaaaaatacatttaattgaaaaaataaggATGCAATCATTCGAATGGCTTGGGAGGAGCACACGAAATATGCAAAAGTGTTTCCATATTGTATTTAATTTAGGTCCAACTGGGGACAGACGAAACAATCGTATAAAAGCGTGATTTGCTTTACCATTGCAGTCAGTGTAAATCAACCTCTCAAATCCATAACATACTTATTACAAAGTAAAATCGCAAAATGGCATTCAAGGTTAGTATGTGACCACAGACAGACAAAATGTACCATAATCAGAATATTCAAGTTGAATAATTTAAGTTTGCAAAGGCAGAGAGCAGACGATATACCCAGTTCGGTTTGACACCGATGttaatttagaaatatactgACGAtcttattttctaattattaatttattataatttcataATTCCAGTTCGTAGTTGCCCTCGCCTTCATTGCTGTCGCCAATGCAGGACTTTTGCCAGCCGCCCAAGTGTACAGTGCTGCTCCAGTTGTAGCCGCTGCTGCTCCAGTCTTGGCCAAATCCGTCGATGAATATGATCCACATCCACAATACAACTTTGCTTATGATGTCCAAGATGCTTTGACTGGAGACTCAAAGAGCCAAATTGAATCTCGCGACGGAGATGTTGTCCATGGTCAGTACTCCTTGATCGATGCCGATGGACACAAGAGAATTGTTGACTACACTGCCGACCCAGTCAATGGATTCAACGCTGTTGTTCAACGTCAACCATTGGGAGCTGCTGTTGTTGCTAAGGCTGTTGCTCCAGTTGTTGCCAAAGCCGTTGCTCCAGTAGCATACAGTGCTCCCCTTGTCGCCAAAGCTGTTGCTCCAGTAGCTTACAGTGCCCCACTCGTCGCCAAGGCTATCGCCCCAGTAGCATACAGTGCTCCTTTGGTCGCCAAGGCTGTAGCTCCAGTTGCTTATGCTGCTGCCCCAGTTGCTGCCTACCCAGGACACGCTATCGTTAAGACCTCATTCTCTTCTCCAATTGTTTCTTATGCTCATTAAGAAAAAGATTCTGATTGACCGTGATATTATAAATTATGGATCTCCTTTATAAGGAATTTCCAATATTTTACTAAATAAAATCTGTTTTGCAAATATATGTCGTCTTGTATTATGCATGTATATTACTGAGGTATTTACTGGTAATTGCAACTAATATTATAGTAAGGCAAGATTCTAGCTAATTATTCCTATATTTAGcaaaa
The window above is part of the Hermetia illucens chromosome 3, iHerIll2.2.curated.20191125, whole genome shotgun sequence genome. Proteins encoded here:
- the LOC119652759 gene encoding larval cuticle protein A2B-like; the protein is MAFKFVVALAFIAVANAGLLPAAQVYSAAPVVAAAAPVLAKSVDEYDPHPQYNFAYDVQDALTGDSKSQIESRDGDVVHGQYSLIDADGHKRIVDYTADPVNGFNAVVQRQPLGAAVVAKAVAPVVAKAVAPVAYSAPLVAKAVAPVAYSAPLVAKAIAPVAYSAPLVAKAVAPVAYAAAPVAAYPGHAIVKTSFSSPIVSYAH